A region from the Ricinus communis isolate WT05 ecotype wild-type unplaced genomic scaffold, ASM1957865v1 Ctg22, whole genome shotgun sequence genome encodes:
- the LOC107262495 gene encoding LOW QUALITY PROTEIN: uncharacterized mitochondrial protein AtMg00370 (The sequence of the model RefSeq protein was modified relative to this genomic sequence to represent the inferred CDS: deleted 1 base in 1 codon), with protein MIFKSFILGNLVSLCMKIINLVVVVGLYYGFLTTFSMGPSYLFLLRARVIEEGEEGTEKKVSATTGFITGQLMMFISIYYAPLHLALGRPHTITVLALPYLLFHFFWNNHKHFFDYGATTRNSMRNLSIQFVFLNNLIFQLFNHFILPSSMLVRLVNIYMFRCNNKMLFVTSSFVGWLIGHILFMKWVGLILVWIQQNNSIRSNVLFRSNKYLVSELRNSMARIFSILLFITCVYSLGRIPSPIFTKKLKETSETEEREESEEETDVEIETTSETKGTKQGSTEEDPSSSLFRKKRRIGTKSTKRKRSK; from the exons atgatttttaaatcttttatactAGGTAATCTAGTATCCTTATGCATGAAGATAATCAATTTGGTCGTTGTGGTCGGACTCTATTATGGATTTCTGACCACATTCTCCATGGGGCCCTCTTATCTCTTC CTTCTCCGAGCTCGGGTTatagaagaaggagaagaaggaaCTGAGAAGAAGGTATCAGCAACAACAGGTTTTATTACGGGACAGCTCATGATGTTCATATCGATCTATTATGCGCCTCTGCATCTAGCATTGGGTAGACCTCATACAATAACTGTCCTAGCTCTACCCtatcttttgtttcatttcttCTGGAACAATCACAAACACTTTTTTGATTATGGAGCTACTACCAGAAATTCAATGCGTAATCTTAGCATTCAATTTGTATTCCTGAATAATctcatttttcaattattcaaCCATTTCATTTTACCAAGTTCAATGTTAGTCAGATTAGTCAACATTTATATGTTTCGATGCAACAACAAGATGTTATTTGTAACAAGTAGTTTTGTTGGTTGGTTAATTGGTCACATTTTATTCATGAAATGGGTTGGATTGATATTAGTCTGGATACAacaaaataattctattagaTCTAATGTACTTTTTCGATCTAATAAGTACCTTGTGTCagaattgagaaattctatgGCTCGAATCTTTAgtattctcttatttattaCCTGCGTCTACTCTTTAGGCAGAATACCGTCACCCATTTTTACTAAGAAACTGAAAGAAACCTCAGAAACGGAAGAAAGGGAGGAAAGTGAGGAAGAAACAGATGTAGAAATAGAAACAACTTCCGAAACGAAGGGGACTAAACAGGGATCCACTGAAGAAGatccttcttcttccctttttcGGAAGAAAAGGAGGATCGGGACAAAATCGACGAAACGGAAGAGATCCAAGTGA
- the LOC125368898 gene encoding uncharacterized protein LOC125368898, with product MPRILLKERGAFGNADTGGAWLSSARAVRCWTAGDKPEEGEDDVKSSCPLCPGRHTCYNGWDKGSRSREGDHTAVNSFPGLVHTARHTMGAGHARSRYLNRKEGDAEGRASDWSEVVTRALSHMDSSMCSSAPDPEMWIIQGTLEDRWGDSGEIQCRSNFLFTRGIRAVRGGPPRLLSSRESIHPLSMYGQLSLEHRFRFGLNGKIKWST from the exons ATGCCGCGAATCCTCTTGAAAGAGAGGGGTGCCTTCGGGAACGCGGACACAGGTGGTGCATGGCTGTCGTCAGCTCGTGCCGTAAGGTGTTGG ACTGCCGGTGATAAGCCGGAGGAAGGTGAGGATGACGTCAAGTCATCATGCCCCTTATGCCCTGGGCGACACACGTGCTACAATGGCTGGGATAAAGGGTCGCGATCCCGCGAGGGTGA CCATACGGCGGTGAATTCGTTCCCGGGCCTTGTACACACCGCCCGTCACACTATGGGAGCTGGCCATGCCCGAAGTCGTTACCTTAACCGCAAGGAGGGGGATGCCGAAGGCAGGGCTAGTGACTGGAGTGAAGTCGTAACAAG GGCTCTCAGCCACATGGATAGTTCAATGTGCTCATCAGCGCCTGACCCTGAGATGTGGATCATCCAAGGCACATTA GAGGATAGATGGGGCGATTCAGGTGAGATCCAATGTAGATCCAACTTTCTATTCACTCGTGGGATCCGGGCGGTCCGGGGGGGACCACCACGGCTCCTCTCTTCTCGAGAATCCATACATCCCTTATCAATGTATGGACAGCTATCTCTCGAGCACAGGTTTAGGTTCGGCCTCAATGGGAAAATAAAATGGAGCACCTAA